A section of the Cololabis saira isolate AMF1-May2022 chromosome 16, fColSai1.1, whole genome shotgun sequence genome encodes:
- the ap5m1 gene encoding AP-5 complex subunit mu-1: MSIRALWIISHEKGENVSVRFSRRFPTVEHRAKSLAGSSYVPLPEESTFLQLMLTELGLSESNKSFVAARDDCLHRPRSPALELRVDGTEKGALWPVLAISQGPLILACLPLVDAPPEPRPPLANLLSVSQGLALLSGLQSFLLVSGNKPDGEGLVSRLAMLPSVLLQICPLGTPLDVPQLGSPATPTLPISSGVQKQPAWKTGSHKGRAVVNVALMETVRSMQYGDPSRQDLWDVYGTVTCKCEVEGVLPNVTVTLSLPPNGSPLQDILVHPCVTSLDSSILTASSVDNFDGSAFSGPYKFPFSPPLEPFRLCSYTSQVPVPPILGSYQLKEEENQLRVSVALKLHESVKNSFEYCAAHLPLFNRDQMGVVDVKVNSGTLDVSKDKNLLVWTLGQKFPKCREATMEGKITFSGPVPGPSDPLCTGLTAYIKLYFKVPDMTLSGCCVDQHSVQVYSSAKPRIVTSRDLQSKEYYIWNSTGVAPVSSGRMIM; the protein is encoded by the exons ATGAGTATACGTGCCTTGTGGATTATTTCTCACGAAAAAGGGGAAAATGTGTCAGTTCGCTTCTCCAG GAGGTTTCCCACAGTGGAACACCGTGCAAAGAGCCTGGCAGGTTCGTCATATGTCCCACTCCCAGAGGAGAGTACTTTCCTGCAGCTCATGCTCACGGAGCTCGGTCTTTCCGAATCAAACAAGTCATTTGTAGCTGCGAGAGATGATTGCCTTCATCGTCCACGGTCACCGGCTCTGGAGCTGCGTGTGGATGGTACTGAAAAGGGAGCACTTTGGCCAGTGTTGGCCATCTCTCAAGGGCCTCTCATCCTGGCTTGCCTACCATTAGTTGATGCCCCTCCTGAGCCGCGGCCGCCTCTGGCCAACTTGCTGTCAGTCTCCCAGGGTCTCGCACTCCTTTCAGGCCTGCAGTCTTTTCTCCTCGTCTCGGGGAATAAGCCTGATGGTGAGGGTCTCGTCTCTCGTCTGGCAATGTTGccctctgtcctcctgcagattTGTCCACTTGGAACACCCCTTGATGTGCCACAATTGGGGTCACCTGCTACACCCACATTGCCCATCTCCTCTGGGGTCCAAAAGCAGCCTGCCTGGAAGACCGGGTCACACAAGGGTCGAGCCGTTGTTAACGTAGCACTGATGGAAACAGTACGTTCTATGCAGTATGGTGACCCTAGCAGGCAGGACTTATGGGATGTTTATGGCACTGTGACATGCAAA TGTGAGGTGGAGGGAGTGCTTCCAAATGTGACCGTGACCCTCTCACTGCCACCCAATGGTTCTCCACTGCAGGATATCTTGGTCCACCCCTGCGTCACCTCCTTGGATTCTAGTATCCTAACTGCCAGTAGTGTGGATAATTTTGATGGCTCAGCTTTCTCTGGACCATATAAGTTCCCCTTTTCCCCTCCTCTGGAGCCTTTCAGATTATGTAGTTATACATCTCAG GTCCCAGTTCCCCCCATCCTTGGTTCATATCAGCTGAAGGAAGAAGAGAATCAGCTCCGTGTATCAGTTGCCCTCAAACTTCATGAAAGTGTGAAGAACAGCTTTGAATACTGTGCGGCTCATCTGCCACTCTTCAACAG AGATCAGATGGGTGTTGTTGATGTGAAGGTGAACTCTGGAACACTGGATGTGTCAAAGGACAAGAATCTACTGGTTTGGACTCTTG GACAGAAGTTCCCAAAGTGTCGCGAGGCTACGATGGAAGGCAAGATCACTTTTTCtggaccagtaccaggaccatcTGACCCGCTCTGCACAGGACTCACCGCCTACATCAAG TTGTATTTCAAAGTGCCTGACATGACGCTGTCCGGCTGCTGCGTAGACCAGCATTCAGTCCAGGTTTACTCCTCGGCAAAGCCCCGGATTGTAACAT CTCGAGACCTCCAATCCAAAGAGTACTACATCTGGAATTCAACAGGTGTTGCCCCTGTGTCTTCCGGACGGATGATTATGTAG